In Tripterygium wilfordii isolate XIE 37 chromosome 23, ASM1340144v1, whole genome shotgun sequence, one genomic interval encodes:
- the LOC119992398 gene encoding histone H4 — MSGRGKGGKGLGKGGAKRHRKVLRDNIQGITKPAIRRLARRGGVKRISGLIYEETRGVLKIFLENVIRDAVTYTEHARRKTVTAMDVVYALKRQGRTLYGFGG, encoded by the coding sequence atgtCGGGGAGAGGAAAGGGAGGGAAGGGGCTCGGCAAGGGAGGTGCGAAGAGGCACAGGAAGGTCCTGAGGGACAACATTCAGGGCATCACCAAGCCGGCCATCCGTCGTCTGGCCAGGCGTGGCGGAGTGAAGCGCATCAGCGGTCTCATCTACGAGGAGACCAGGGGCGTCCTCAAGATCTTCCTTGAGAATGTCATCCGTGACGCTGTCACCTATACTGAGCATGCTCGTCGAAAGACCGTCACCGCCATGGATGTCGTCTACGCACTGAAGAGGCAGGGCAGGACTCTCTACGGCTTCGGTGGTTAG
- the LOC119992397 gene encoding (DL)-glycerol-3-phosphatase 2-like, whose translation MATISATGSHREPVTHVIFDMDGLLLDTEKFYTEVQEIILSRYNKTFDWSLKAKMMGKKAIESARIFVEETGLSDSLSAEDFLVEREEMLQKLFPSSELMPGASRLIRHLHAKGIPICVATGSHMRHFVLKTQRHGELFSLMHHVVKGDDPEVKQGKPSPDIFLAAAKRFEGGPMDSCKCLVFEDAPAGVLAAKNAGMSVVMVPDPRLDISYHTSADQVLSSLLDFNPTEWGLPPFDDAKS comes from the exons ATGGCAACAATTTCTGCAACCGGTTCGCACAGAGAGCCCGTGACTCACGTCATCTTCGACATGGACGGTCTCTTGCTTG ATACAGAGAAATTCTACACTGAAGTCCAGGAAATCATACTTTCTAGGTACAATAAAACTTTTGACTGGTCTCTCAAGGCAAAAATGATGGGAAAAAAAGCAATAGAATCTGCTCGAATCTTTGTTGAAGAGACCGGACTCAGTGACTCCCTGTCGGCTGAGGACTTTCTTGTAGAGAGGGAGGAGATGTTGCAGAAACTGTTTCCGTCAAGTGAGCTCATGCCAG GGGCTAGCCGTTTAATTAGACATCTCCATGCAAAAGGGATACCAATTTGTGTGGCTACAGG TTCTCACATGCGACATTTTGTCTTGAAAACTCAGAGACATGGTGAGCTTTTCTCCTTGATGCATCATGTTGTTAAGGGTGATGATCCAGAAGTTAAACAGGGAAAACCATCACCTGATATATTCCTTGCAGCCGCCAAGAGATTTGAG GGTGGCCCAATGGATTCATGTAAGTGCCTTGTGTTTGAAGATGCACCCGCTGGAGTCCTTGCAGCCAAGAATGCTGGGAT GTCTGTAGTTATGGTTCCAGATCCACGCTTGGATATATCTTATCACACCTCTGCAGACCAAGTCTTGAGCTCCTTATTGGACTTCAACCCTACAGAATGGGGTTTGCCTCCATTTGACGACGCCAAAAGTTAA
- the LOC119993876 gene encoding beta-1,3-galactosyltransferase pvg3-like: protein MKTIRLDRKRFIVSSFFLFCLSLLASLNDFRILDSLLNFRRCAFPSSPFQYFYNSSSTNFLAEQNSSSGDIRILIGILTIADQYDRRQFLRLIYGTQSIPTGAQVDVKFVFCNLTKEEQKVIVALEIMRYDDIVILNCKENMDNGKTYTYFSSLPELFNAAGRPNPPYDYVMKGDDDTYIRLPKLVESLRPLPRQDLYYGFVVPCSTMDPFKGKYMAGMGYLVSWDIVEWIRVSDIPKNHLKGPEDRVFAEWLQDGDRAKNRFNAKWSMYDFPEPPTRCTHEFWPDTVAVHKLKNLEKWVRTLKYFNVTDNLKPSKLYHIQ from the coding sequence ATGAAGACCATAAGACTCGATCGTAAACGATTCATCGTctcctccttctttctcttctgtCTATCTCTATTAGCTTCCCTCAACGATTTTCGAATATTGGATAGCTTACTAAACTTCAGAAGATGTGCATTTCCATCCTCTCCCTTCCAATATTTTTACAATTCATCTTCCACTAATTTTCTAGCAGAACAGAATTCTTCCTCCGGCGACATCAGGATACTAATTGGAATCCTAACAATAGCCGATCAATACGATCGCCGCCAATTCTTACGCCTCATCTATGGCACACAATCTATCCCAACCGGCGCCCAAGTCGACGTGAAGTTTGTGTTTTGCAATCTAACCAAGGAAGAGCAGAAGGTAATTGTAGCGCTGGAGATAATGCGTTACGATGACATTGTTATCCTGAATTGTAAAGAGAACATGGACAATGGTAAGACCTACACTTACTTCTCAAGCTTGCCCGAATTATTCAACGCGGCTGGCCGGCCTAATCCTCCGTACGATTACGTGATGAAAGGAGATGATGATACTTATATTAGGCTACCAAAATTGGTGGAGTCATTAAGGCCATTACCTAGACAAGATTTGTACTATGGTTTTGTTGTTCCATGCTCTACTATGGACCCTTTTAAAGGTAAGTACATGGCAGGGATGGGGTACTTGGTTTCGTGGGACATTGTGGAGTGGATTAGGGTTTCTGATATCCCCAAAAACCATTTGAAAGGACCTGAAGATAGAGTATTTGCAGAGTGGCTTCAAGACGGTGATCGCGCAAAGAATCGGTTCAATGCTAAGTGGTCTATGTATGATTTTCCTGAGCCTCCTACAAGATGCACACATGAGTTTTGGCCGGACACAGTTGCCGTTCACAAGTTGAAGAATCTGGAGAAGTGGGTTAGGACATTGAAGTACTTTAATGTTACTGATAATCTTAAGCCATCTAAGTTGTATCATATACAATAG
- the LOC119993602 gene encoding hydroxyproline O-galactosyltransferase GALT3-like, whose translation MVANTQTTMKTKSTRLFFSLLFIFSLCVLASLNEFRFDSLVNFGRCAFANTNPSLSDNSSSVITSLSDRNSNSSTDDIRILIGILTLPDQYQRRQFLRLVYGTQSPPTGAQVDVKFVFCNLTKEEQKVIVALEIMRYDDIIILNCTENMNNGKTYTFFSSLPEMLSAADKPYDYVMKGDDDIYIRLQNLVESVRPLARQDLYYGFVIPCESMESFKGHYMAGMAYLVSWDIVEWIRVSEIPKNNLHGPEDKVFGEWLRDGRRGKNRYNAKWSMYNFPDPPNKCSHEFGPDTVAVHLLKNQDKWVKTLNYFNVTHNLKPSKLYQYI comes from the exons ATGGTTGCAAACACCCAAACAACAATGAAGACCAAATCCACAAGGCTTTTCTTCTCATTGTTGTTCATCTTTTCTCTCTGTGTCCTGGCTTCCCTCAACGAATTTCGATTCGATAGCTTGGTAAATTTTGGTAGATGTGCTTTTGCAAACACTAATCCCTCCCTATCCGACAATTCTTCTTCTGTCATTACTTCCCTTTCCGATCGAAATTCAAATTCCTCAACAGATGATATCCGGATATTGATTGGAATCCTAACGTTGCCCGACCAATACCAACGCCGCCAATTTCTGCGTCTGGTGTATGGCACGCAATCTCCTCCAACGGGCGCTCAAGTAGACGTGAAGTTTGTGTTCTGCAATCTAACAAAAGAAGAGCAGAAGGTAATCGTTGCATTGGAGATAATGCGTTACGACGACATCATAATCCTCAATTGCACAGAGAACATGAACAACG GTAAAACCTACACATTCTTTTCCAGCTTACCTGAGATGCTAAGCGCGGCGGACAAACCTTACGATTACGTGATGAAAGGCGACGATGACATTTACATTAGACTCCAAAACCTTGTGGAGTCAGTAAGGCCATTAGCAAGACAAGATTTGTACTATGGTTTTGTAATACCATGTGAAAGTATGGAATCTTTTAAGGGACATTACATGGCTGGTATGGCATATTTGGTTTCTTGGGACATTGTGGAGTGGATTAGGGTTTCCGAAATCCCTAAGAACAATTTGCATGGACCAGAAGACAAAGTGTTCGGAGAGTGGCTGAGAGATGGTCGTCGGGGGAAGAACAGGTACAATGCTAAGTGGTCTATGTACAATTTTCCTGATCCACCCAATAAGTGTAGTCATGAGTTTGGACCTGACACGGTTGCGGTTCACTTGTTGAAGAATCAAGACAAGTGGGTTAAGACATTGAATTACTTTAATGTCACTCACAATCTTAAGCCATCTAagttgtatcaatatatttag
- the LOC119992971 gene encoding probable small nuclear ribonucleoprotein F produces MATIPVNPKPFLNNLTGKTVIVKLKWGMEYKGFLASVDSYMNLQLGNAEEYVDGELTGNLGEILIRCNNVLYLRGVPEDEEIEDAAQD; encoded by the exons ATGGCC ACAATACCAGTTAACCCGAAGCCCTTTTTGAACAACTTGACTGGAAAGACTGTTATTGTCAAACTCAAGTGGGGAATGGAATACAaag gTTTTCTTGCGTCGGTAGATTCATACATGAATTTACAG TTAGGAAATGCTGAAGAATATGTTGATGGGGAATTGACTGGAAATCTAGGAGAGATTTTGATCAG ATGCAATAATGTTCTTTATCTTCGTGGGGTCCCAGAAGATGAGGAGATAGAAGATGCTGCCCAGGACTAG